One region of Camelina sativa cultivar DH55 chromosome 6, Cs, whole genome shotgun sequence genomic DNA includes:
- the LOC104790524 gene encoding ABC transporter B family member 19 isoform X2, producing MSEANNNTADAKTVPAEAEKKKEQSLPFFKLFSFADRFDYLLMFVGSLGAIVHGSSMPVFFLLFGQMVNGFGKNQMDLHQMVHEVSRYSLYFIYLGLVVCFSSYAEIACWMYSGERQVAALRKKYLEAVLKQDVGFFDTDARTGDIVFSVSTDTLLVQDAISEKVGNFIHYLSTFLAGLVVGFVSAWKLALLSVAVIPGIAFAGGLYAYTLTGITSKSRESYANAGVIAEQAIAQVRTVYSYVGESKALSSYSDAIQYTLKLGYKAGMAKGLGLGCTYGIACMSWALVFWYAGVFIRNGQTDGGKAFTAIFSAIVGGMSLGQSFSNLGAFSKGKAAGYKLLEIINQRPTIIQDPLDGKCLEQVHGNIEFKDVTFSYPSRPDVMIFRNFNIFFPSGKTVAVVGGSGSGKSTVVSLIERFYDPNNGQILLDGVEIKTLQLKFLREQIGLVNQEPALFATTILENILYGKPDATMVEVEAAASAANSHSFITLLPKGYDTQVGERGVQLSGGQKQRIAIARAMLKDPKILLLDEATSALDASSESIVQEALDRVMVGRTTVVVAHRLCTIRNVDSIAVIQQGQVVETGTHEELIAKSGAYASLIRFQEMVGTRDFSNPSTRRTRSTRLSHSLSTKSLSLRSGSLRNLSYSYSTGADGRIEMISNAETDRKTRAPENYFYRLLKLNSPEWPYSLMGAVGSILSGFIGPTFAIVMSNMIEVFYYTDYDSMERKTKEYVFIYIGAGLYAVGAYLIQHYFFSIMGENLTTRVRRMMLSAILRNEVGWFDEDEHNSSLIAARLATDAADVKSAIAERISVILQNMTSLLTSFIVAFIVEWKVSLLILGTFPLLVLANFAQQLSLKGFAGDTAKAHAKTSMIAGEGVSNIRTVAAFNAQSKILSLFCHELRVPQKRSLYRSQTSGILFGLSQLALYGSEALILWYGAHLVSKGESTFSKVIKVFVVLVITANSVAETVSLAPEIIRGGEAVGSVFSVLDRQTRIDPDDADADPVETIRGDIEFRHVDFAYPSRPDIMVFRDFNLRIRAGHSQALVGASGSGKSSVIAMIERFYDPLAGKVMIDGKDIRRLNLKSLRLKIGLVQQEPALFAATIFDNIAYGKDGATESEIIEAARAANAHGFISGLPEGYKTPVGERGVQLSGGQKQRIAIARAVLKNPTVLLLDEATSALDAESECVLQEALERLMRGRTTVVVAHRLSTIRGVDCIGVIQEGRIVEQGSHSELVSRPEGAYSRLLQLQTHRI from the exons ATGTCGGAAGCTAATAATAACACGGCGGATGCAAAGACTGTTCCTGcggaagcagagaagaagaaagaacagagTTTACCATTCTTTAAACTCTTCTCTTTCGCTGATAGATTCGATTACCTCTTGATGTTCGTTGGCTCTCTTGGTGCCATTGTTCATGGCTCTTCCATGCctgtcttcttcttactctttgGTCAAATGGTTAATGGATTTGGTAAAAACCAAATGGATTTACATCAAATGGTTCATGAAGTCTCGAGA TATTCTCTGTATTTTATCTACTTGGGTTTGGTCGTTTGCTTCTCTTCATACGCAG agaTTGCATGTTGGATGTATTCTGGAGAAAGACAAGTAGCTGCGTTAAGGAAGAAGTATCTTGAAGCAGTTTTGAAACAAGACGTTGGGTTCTTTGATACTGATGCAAGAACTGGTGACATTGTCTTTAGTGTTTCTACTGATACTCTTCTTGTTCAAGATGCCATTAGTGAGAAG GTTGGAAACTTTATACATTACCTCTCAACATTTTTGGCTGGACTAGTGGTTGGGTTTGTATCAGCATGGAAACTAGCTTTGTTAAGTGTTGCTGTGATTCCTGGTATTGCTTTCGCCGGTGGTTTATATGCTTATACTCTCACCGGAATCACTTCAAAGAGCCGTGAGTCTTACGCTAACGCCGGTGTTATCGCCGAGcag GCTATTGCTCAAGTTCGAACTGTTTACTCTTATGTTGGAGAGAGTAAGGCACTTAGTTCGTATTCAGATGCGATTCAGTATACGCTTAAGCTTGGTTATAAAGCTGGGATGGCTAAAGGGTTGGGTTTAGGATGTACTTATGGAATAGCTTGTATGTCATGGGCTTTGGTTTTCTGGTATGCTGGAGTTTTTATTCGGAATGGACAAACCGATGGAGGAAAGGCGTTTACTGCTATATTCTCTGCCATTGTTGGTGGAAT gAGCTTGGGACAATCTTTCTCCAATCTTGGGGCGTTTAGTAAAGGTAAAGCGGCTGGTTACAAGTTGTTGGAGATTATTAACCAGAGACCGACAATAATTCAAGACCCGTTGGATGGGAAATGCTTGGAGCAAGTTCATGGGAACATTGAGTTTAAAGATGTGACGTTTAGCTATCCTTCACGGCCTGATGTTATGATCTTCAGAAACTTCAATATTTTCTTCCCTTCTGGGAAAACTGTGGCGGTTGTTGGTGGCAGTGGCTCTGGAAAGAGTACTGTTGTTTCCCTTATTGAGAGATTTTATGATCCTAACAATG GGCAAATTTTGTTGGATGGTGTTGAGATTAAGACGCTTCAGTTGAAGTTTCTGCGTGAACAAATCGGGCTTGTGAATCAAGAACCTGCGCTCTTTGCCACTACTATACTTGAGAACATACTCTACGGGAAGCCTGATGCAACAATGGTTGAAGTGGAAGCTGCTGCCTCTGCTGCGAattcgcatagcttcattacaTTGCTTCCTAAAGGTTACGACACACAG GTTGGGGAACGTGGTGTTCAACTATCGGGTGGACAGAAACAGAGGATCGCAATTGCTAGGGCGATGTTAAAAGATCCAAAGATTCTGTTACTAGATGAAGCTACAAGTGCTCTTGATGCTAGCTCTGAGAGCATTGTTCAGGAAGCTTTAGACAGAGTTATGGTAGGGAGGACCACCGTGGTTGTTGCTCATCGTCTCTGCACCATCAGAAATGTTGATTCCATTGCCGTGATACAGCAAGGCCAAGTTGTTGAAACCGGAACACATGAAGAACTCATTGCCAAATCTGGTGCTTACGCATCTCTCATCAGGTTTCAAGAGATGGTTGGTACTCGGGATTTCTCAAACCCGTCAACTCGTCGCACTCGTTCAACCCGTTTGAGCCATTCTCTTTCAACGAAATCACTCAGTTTAAGATCAGGAAGTTTGAGGAATCTGAGCTATTCATACAGCACTGGAGCTGATGGTCGGATAGAGATGATTTCAAACGCAGAGACTGATCGAAAGACTCGTGCTCCTGAAAATTACTTCTACAGGCTTCTGAAGCTCAACTCACCGGAATGGCCTTACTCACTCATGGGAGCAGTTGGCTCAATTCTTTCTGGTTTCATAGGTCCTACATTTGCTATTGTGATGAGTAATATGATCGAAGTCTTCTACTACACAGACTATGACTCAAtggagagaaaaacaaaagagtatgTTTTCATCTACATCGGTGCTGGACTATACGCTGTGGGTGCTTATTTGATCCAACATTACTTCTTTAGCATCATGGGAGAAAACCTCACAACAAGAGTAAGAAGAATGATGCTCTCAG CTATCCTGAGGAATGAGGTTGGTTGGTTTGATGAGGATGAACACAACTCGAGCCTGATTGCTGCACGGTTAGCTACTGATGCAGCTGATGTTAAATCCGCCATAGCCGAGAGAATCTCAGTAATTCTACAGAACATGACTTCACTACTCACATCCTTCATAGTTGCCTTCATTGTAGAATGGAAAGTCTCACTTCTCATCTTAGGCACATTCCCACTTCTAGTCCTCGCTAACTTTGCCCag CAACTGTCTCTAAAGGGTTTTGCCGGAGACACAGCCAAGGCTCATGCAAAGACTTCGATGATTGCTGGTGAAGGAGTAAGCAACATTAGAACTGTAGCAGCCTTCAATGCGCAGAGCAAAATTCTCTCTTTGTTCTGTCACGAGCTTCGTGTCCCTCAGAAAAGAAGTTTATACCGAAGTCAAACATCGGGTATACTATTTGGCCTCTCACAGCTTGCTCTTTACGGATCCGAGGCTTTAATCCTCTGGTATGGTGCTCACCTTGTGAGCAAAGGCGAGTCAACCTTCTCTAAAGTGATCAAAGTGTTTGTGGTTCTGGTTATTACTGCTAACTCTGTTGCTGAGACTGTCAGTCTTGCTCCTGAAATAATCCGGGGAGGTGAAGCGGTGGGTTCAGTTTTCTCGGTCTTGGATAGGCAGACCCGGATTGATCCGGACGATGCTGATGCTGATCCAGTTGAGACAATCCGTGGAGACATTGAGTTTAGGCATGTGGATTTCGCTTACCCTTCAAGACCTGACATCATGGTTTTTAGGGACTTCAACCTTAGAATCCGAGCTGGACATAGCCAGGCTCTTGTGGGCGCAAGTGGGTCAGGGAAGAGTTCTGTGATCGCGATGATCGAGCGGTTTTACGACCCTCTTGCTGGAAAAGTCATGATTGATGGCAAAGACATCCGCCGGCTAAACCTGAAATCTCTAAGGCTCAAAATCGGTCTTGTTCAACAAGAACCAGCTCTTTTTGCAGCAACCATCTTCGACAACATCGCATATGGGAAAGATGGTGCAACTGAATCCGAGATAATTGAGGCAGCTCGAGCTGCAAATGCTCATGGTTTCATCAGTGGTTTGCCTGAAGGTTACAAAACTCCAGTTGGCGAAAGAGGAGTGCAGTTATCAGGTGGACAGAAACAGAGGATCGCGATAGCAAGAGCAGTGCTGAAGAATCCTACAGTGTTGCTTCTAGACGAAGCAACTAGTGCGCTAGACGCAGAGTCAGAATGTGTGCTGCAAGAAGCCTTAGAGAGGCTCATGAGAGGCCGGACCACCGTGGTAGTTGCTCACCGGTTGTCCACCATAAGAGGCGTTGATTGCATTGGTGTGATTCAAGAGGGGAGGATTGTGGAGCAAGGCAGCCATTCCGAGCTGGTAAGTCGACCAGAGGGAGCTTATTCAAGGCTGTTACAGCTTCAAACGCATAGGATTTGA
- the LOC104790524 gene encoding ABC transporter B family member 19 isoform X1 codes for MSEANNNTADAKTVPAEAEKKKEQSLPFFKLFSFADRFDYLLMFVGSLGAIVHGSSMPVFFLLFGQMVNGFGKNQMDLHQMVHEVSRYSLYFIYLGLVVCFSSYAEIACWMYSGERQVAALRKKYLEAVLKQDVGFFDTDARTGDIVFSVSTDTLLVQDAISEKVGNFIHYLSTFLAGLVVGFVSAWKLALLSVAVIPGIAFAGGLYAYTLTGITSKSRESYANAGVIAEQAIAQVRTVYSYVGESKALSSYSDAIQYTLKLGYKAGMAKGLGLGCTYGIACMSWALVFWYAGVFIRNGQTDGGKAFTAIFSAIVGGMSLGQSFSNLGAFSKGKAAGYKLLEIINQRPTIIQDPLDGKCLEQVHGNIEFKDVTFSYPSRPDVMIFRNFNIFFPSGKTVAVVGGSGSGKSTVVSLIERFYDPNNGQILLDGVEIKTLQLKFLREQIGLVNQEPALFATTILENILYGKPDATMVEVEAAASAANSHSFITLLPKGYDTQVGERGVQLSGGQKQRIAIARAMLKDPKILLLDEATSALDASSESIVQEALDRVMVGRTTVVVAHRLCTIRNVDSIAVIQQGQVVETGTHEELIAKSGAYASLIRFQEMVGTRDFSNPSTRRTRSTRLSHSLSTKSLSLRSGSLRNLSYSYSTGADGRIEMISNAETDRKTRAPENYFYRLLKLNSPEWPYSLMGAVGSILSGFIGPTFAIVMSNMIEVFYYTDYDSMERKTKEYVFIYIGAGLYAVGAYLIQHYFFSIMGENLTTRVRRMMLSAILRNEVGWFDEDEHNSSLIAARLATDAADVKSAIAERISVILQNMTSLLTSFIVAFIVEWKVSLLILGTFPLLVLANFAQQLSLKGFAGDTAKAHAKTSMIAGEGVSNIRTVAAFNAQSKILSLFCHELRVPQKRSLYRSQTSGILFGLSQLALYGSEALILWYGAHLVSKGESTFSKVIKVFVVLVITANSVAETVSLAPEIIRGGEAVGSVFSVLDRQTRIDPDDADADPVETIRGDIEFRHVDFAYPSRPDIMVFRDFNLRIRAGHSQALVGASGSGKSSVIAMIERFYDPLAGKVMIDGKDIRRLNLKSLRLKIGLVQQEPALFAATIFDNIAYGKDGATESEIIEAARAANAHGFISGLPEGYKTPVGERGVQLSGGQKQRIAIARAVLKNPTVLLLDEATSALDAESECVLQEALERLMRGRTTVVVAHRLSTIRGVDCIGVIQEGRIVEQGSHSELVSRPEGAYSRLLQLQTHRI; via the exons ATGTCGGAAGCTAATAATAACACGGCGGATGCAAAGACTGTTCCTGcggaagcagagaagaagaaagaacagagTTTACCATTCTTTAAACTCTTCTCTTTCGCTGATAGATTCGATTACCTCTTGATGTTCGTTGGCTCTCTTGGTGCCATTGTTCATGGCTCTTCCATGCctgtcttcttcttactctttgGTCAAATGGTTAATGGATTTGGTAAAAACCAAATGGATTTACATCAAATGGTTCATGAAGTCTCGAGA TATTCTCTGTATTTTATCTACTTGGGTTTGGTCGTTTGCTTCTCTTCATACGCAG agaTTGCATGTTGGATGTATTCTGGAGAAAGACAAGTAGCTGCGTTAAGGAAGAAGTATCTTGAAGCAGTTTTGAAACAAGACGTTGGGTTCTTTGATACTGATGCAAGAACTGGTGACATTGTCTTTAGTGTTTCTACTGATACTCTTCTTGTTCAAGATGCCATTAGTGAGAAG GTTGGAAACTTTATACATTACCTCTCAACATTTTTGGCTGGACTAGTGGTTGGGTTTGTATCAGCATGGAAACTAGCTTTGTTAAGTGTTGCTGTGATTCCTGGTATTGCTTTCGCCGGTGGTTTATATGCTTATACTCTCACCGGAATCACTTCAAAGAGCCGTGAGTCTTACGCTAACGCCGGTGTTATCGCCGAGcag GCTATTGCTCAAGTTCGAACTGTTTACTCTTATGTTGGAGAGAGTAAGGCACTTAGTTCGTATTCAGATGCGATTCAGTATACGCTTAAGCTTGGTTATAAAGCTGGGATGGCTAAAGGGTTGGGTTTAGGATGTACTTATGGAATAGCTTGTATGTCATGGGCTTTGGTTTTCTGGTATGCTGGAGTTTTTATTCGGAATGGACAAACCGATGGAGGAAAGGCGTTTACTGCTATATTCTCTGCCATTGTTGGTGGAAT gAGCTTGGGACAATCTTTCTCCAATCTTGGGGCGTTTAGTAAAGGTAAAGCGGCTGGTTACAAGTTGTTGGAGATTATTAACCAGAGACCGACAATAATTCAAGACCCGTTGGATGGGAAATGCTTGGAGCAAGTTCATGGGAACATTGAGTTTAAAGATGTGACGTTTAGCTATCCTTCACGGCCTGATGTTATGATCTTCAGAAACTTCAATATTTTCTTCCCTTCTGGGAAAACTGTGGCGGTTGTTGGTGGCAGTGGCTCTGGAAAGAGTACTGTTGTTTCCCTTATTGAGAGATTTTATGATCCTAACAATG GGCAAATTTTGTTGGATGGTGTTGAGATTAAGACGCTTCAGTTGAAGTTTCTGCGTGAACAAATCGGGCTTGTGAATCAAGAACCTGCGCTCTTTGCCACTACTATACTTGAGAACATACTCTACGGGAAGCCTGATGCAACAATGGTTGAAGTGGAAGCTGCTGCCTCTGCTGCGAattcgcatagcttcattacaTTGCTTCCTAAAGGTTACGACACACAG GTTGGGGAACGTGGTGTTCAACTATCGGGTGGACAGAAACAGAGGATCGCAATTGCTAGGGCGATGTTAAAAGATCCAAAGATTCTGTTACTAGATGAAGCTACAAGTGCTCTTGATGCTAGCTCTGAGAGCATTGTTCAGGAAGCTTTAGACAGAGTTATGGTAGGGAGGACCACCGTGGTTGTTGCTCATCGTCTCTGCACCATCAGAAATGTTGATTCCATTGCCGTGATACAGCAAGGCCAAGTTGTTGAAACCGGAACACATGAAGAACTCATTGCCAAATCTG GTGCTTACGCATCTCTCATCAGGTTTCAAGAGATGGTTGGTACCCGGGATTTCTCAAACCCGTCAACTCGTCGCACTCGTTCAACCCGTTTGAGCCATTCTCTTTCAACGAAATCACTCAGTTTAAGATCAGGGAGTTTGAGGAATCTGAGCTATTCATACAGCACTGGAGCTGATGGTCGGATAGAGATGATTTCAAACGCAGAGACTGATCGAAAGACTCGTGCTCCTGAAAATTACTTCTACAGGCTTCTCAAGCTCAACTCACCGGAATGGCCTTACTCACTCATGGGAGCAGTTGGCTCAATTCTTTCTGGTTTCATCGGACCTACATTTGCTATTGTGATGAGTAATATGATCGAAGTCTTCTACTACACAGACTATGACTCAAtggagagaaaaacaaaagagtatgTTTTCATCTACATCGGTGCTGGACTATACGCTGTGGGTGCTTATTTGATCCAACATTACTTCTTTAGCATCATGGGAGAAAACCTCACAACAAGAGTAAGAAGAATGATGCTCTCAG CTATCCTGAGGAATGAGGTTGGTTGGTTTGATGAGGATGAACACAACTCGAGCCTGATTGCTGCCCGGTTAGCTACTGATGCAGCTGATGTTAAATCCGCCATAGCCGAGAGAATCTCAGTAATTCTACAGAACATGACTTCACTACTCACATCCTTCATAGTTGCCTTCATTGTAGAATGGAAAGTCTCACTTCTCATCTTAGGCACATTCCCACTTCTAGTCCTCGCTAACTTTGCCCag CAACTGTCTCTAAAGGGTTTTGCCGGAGACACAGCCAAGGCTCATGCAAAGACTTCGATGATTGCTGGTGAAGGAGTAAGCAACATTAGAACTGTAGCAGCCTTCAATGCGCAGAGCAAAATTCTCTCTTTGTTCTGTCACGAGCTTCGTGTCCCTCAGAAAAGAAGTTTATACCGAAGTCAAACATCGGGTATACTATTTGGCCTCTCACAGCTTGCTCTTTACGGATCCGAGGCTTTAATCCTCTGGTATGGTGCTCACCTTGTGAGCAAAGGCGAGTCAACCTTCTCTAAAGTGATCAAAGTGTTTGTGGTTCTGGTTATTACTGCTAACTCTGTTGCTGAGACTGTCAGTCTTGCTCCTGAAATAATCCGGGGAGGTGAAGCGGTGGGTTCAGTTTTCTCGGTCTTGGATAGGCAGACCCGGATTGATCCGGACGATGCTGATGCTGATCCAGTTGAGACAATCCGTGGAGACATTGAGTTTAGGCATGTGGATTTCGCTTACCCTTCAAGACCTGACATCATGGTTTTTAGGGACTTCAACCTTAGAATCCGAGCTGGACATAGCCAGGCTCTTGTGGGCGCAAGTGGGTCAGGGAAGAGTTCTGTGATCGCGATGATCGAGCGGTTTTACGACCCTCTTGCTGGAAAAGTCATGATTGATGGCAAAGACATCCGCCGGCTAAACCTGAAATCTCTAAGGCTCAAAATCGGTCTTGTTCAACAAGAACCAGCTCTTTTTGCAGCAACCATCTTCGACAACATCGCATATGGGAAAGATGGTGCAACTGAATCCGAGATAATTGAGGCAGCTCGAGCTGCAAATGCTCATGGTTTCATCAGTGGTTTGCCTGAAGGTTACAAAACTCCAGTTGGCGAAAGAGGAGTGCAGTTATCAGGTGGACAGAAACAGAGGATCGCGATAGCAAGAGCAGTGCTGAAGAATCCTACAGTGTTGCTTCTAGACGAAGCAACTAGTGCGCTAGACGCAGAGTCAGAATGTGTGCTGCAAGAAGCCTTAGAGAGGCTCATGAGAGGCCGGACCACCGTGGTAGTTGCTCACCGGTTGTCCACCATAAGAGGCGTTGATTGCATTGGTGTGATTCAAGAGGGGAGGATTGTGGAGCAAGGCAGCCATTCCGAGCTGGTAAGTCGACCAGAGGGAGCTTATTCAAGGCTGTTACAGCTTCAAACGCATAGGATTTGA